Proteins from one Bradyrhizobium roseum genomic window:
- a CDS encoding FliM/FliN family flagellar motor switch protein yields MRPALDGVALADLQCQPDNAATAVSGTFLEWSMGNPTAFSGPAGQHDLDLDDLPVRLVFEAGRVELSLGELQRLAPGGVVQLNRPVDEPLDIMANGRRLGRGTLVQIGDSLGVRIVSLAGNE; encoded by the coding sequence ATGCGGCCGGCGCTCGACGGTGTCGCGCTCGCCGATCTACAGTGTCAGCCGGACAATGCGGCGACAGCCGTCAGTGGTACTTTCTTGGAGTGGAGCATGGGCAATCCGACAGCGTTCTCCGGCCCGGCCGGCCAGCACGATCTTGATCTCGACGACCTGCCGGTGCGGCTCGTCTTCGAAGCCGGCCGCGTCGAGCTTTCGCTCGGCGAGCTGCAGCGCCTGGCGCCAGGTGGGGTGGTGCAGCTGAATCGCCCGGTCGACGAGCCGCTCGACATCATGGCCAACGGCAGGCGGCTCGGTCGCGGCACGTTGGTGCAGATCGGGGACAGTCTCGGTGTACGAATTGTGAGTCTCGCCGGCAATGAATGA
- the sctR gene encoding type III secretion system export apparatus subunit SctR yields MNDAPSTVGLIIFMTALGLLPFIIVTMTAFLKISVVMFIVRNAIGLQQTPPTLVLYSIALILTVFVSLPLAEDISNRLSARPLDFSSLEKLQASANVVKEPVKAHLMRYAKPGEREFFLSATARIWPPETRANVKDDDFIILLPSFVSSELTRAFEIGFLLFLPFLVIDIIVSNILMAMGMMMVSPTLISLPLKLFLFVAVDGWSRLMHGLILSYG; encoded by the coding sequence ATGAATGACGCTCCCAGCACAGTTGGCCTGATCATCTTTATGACGGCCCTCGGGCTGTTGCCGTTTATCATTGTGACGATGACGGCCTTCCTCAAGATCTCGGTGGTGATGTTCATCGTCCGCAACGCCATCGGCTTGCAGCAGACACCGCCGACCTTGGTTCTGTATTCGATCGCCCTCATTCTCACCGTTTTCGTCAGCCTGCCGCTGGCGGAGGACATCTCCAATCGCCTCTCCGCGCGGCCGCTCGATTTTAGTTCGCTCGAAAAGCTGCAGGCATCGGCCAATGTGGTGAAAGAGCCGGTCAAAGCCCACCTCATGCGCTACGCGAAACCCGGCGAGCGCGAGTTCTTCCTTTCGGCCACCGCCCGCATCTGGCCACCGGAAACCCGCGCCAATGTCAAGGACGACGACTTCATCATTCTGCTGCCGTCTTTCGTCAGCTCGGAGCTCACGCGCGCGTTCGAGATCGGCTTCCTGCTCTTTCTGCCATTTCTGGTCATCGACATCATCGTCTCGAACATTCTCATGGCCATGGGGATGATGATGGTCTCCCCGACGCTGATATCCCTGCCGCTCAAGCTGTTCCTGTTCGTCGCCGTGGACGGCTGGTCACGCCTCATGCATGGTCTCATCCTGAGCTATGGGTAA
- a CDS encoding FliH/SctL family protein — MNSVSLNRQQPADGPTKGSVLNARDVKAWQDAFEFLSHAEKQIAEQKTEAEETASRLYEAERARGYEDGKAEATRLITETTLKVDRYLQSIEPQVAKLAMSVVNRVLGNFDTRDLVAAAAAHAITDLRREKGLTVTVHPDVVDSVSREFARLGLSGRIEVTIEGNPSFDRTACIIASDLAVIDASVQTQLSAIAAAIGAV; from the coding sequence GTGAACTCGGTATCCTTGAATCGACAGCAGCCGGCGGATGGTCCGACGAAGGGCTCGGTTCTGAATGCCAGGGATGTGAAAGCCTGGCAGGACGCCTTCGAATTCCTGAGCCATGCCGAGAAGCAGATCGCCGAACAAAAGACGGAAGCGGAGGAAACCGCCTCCCGTCTCTACGAGGCCGAGCGTGCCAGGGGCTACGAGGACGGCAAGGCGGAGGCGACCAGGCTCATTACCGAGACGACCCTGAAGGTGGACCGTTATCTTCAGTCGATCGAGCCGCAAGTTGCCAAGCTCGCCATGAGCGTCGTCAACCGTGTCCTCGGCAATTTTGACACCCGCGACCTTGTCGCCGCCGCTGCCGCACACGCCATCACCGATTTGCGTCGTGAGAAAGGTCTGACGGTCACGGTTCACCCTGACGTCGTCGACAGCGTCTCCAGGGAATTCGCCCGCCTCGGCCTCAGCGGACGCATCGAAGTGACGATCGAGGGCAACCCGTCTTTCGACCGGACCGCATGTATCATCGCCAGTGATCTTGCCGTCATCGACGCCAGTGTCCAGACGCAACTGTCCGCCATCGCCGCCGCGATCGGCGCGGTTTGA
- the sctT gene encoding type III secretion system export apparatus subunit SctT, translated as MELIGDPFKPLEPYIIATAFALARMLAVMIVFPVFDRLGVTGFVRNSIAVVISIPLIPMIAAHLENEKLSLGLVVALILKEVVVGLIVGLVLAVPLYAAEAAGDILDLQRGSSSATLSDPLGSSQSAITGTLLALIVIALYFASGCFDLTLRAIYDSYGIWPVRRILPLFSREAGGLLLSLLDTMVSTGLMLVGPVVVCLLLVDLLFALIARAAPSLQPFYLSMTVKNLVFSLVLVLYGAFLVGYMKNGLVVFLDAKPQLEAIAPR; from the coding sequence ATGGAGTTGATTGGCGATCCGTTCAAGCCGTTGGAGCCCTACATTATTGCGACTGCGTTCGCGCTCGCCCGGATGCTCGCCGTGATGATTGTCTTCCCGGTGTTCGACCGCCTCGGCGTGACCGGTTTTGTACGCAACTCCATTGCCGTCGTGATCTCGATCCCCCTGATCCCGATGATTGCGGCTCACCTGGAGAACGAGAAGCTCAGCCTCGGGCTGGTCGTCGCTCTGATACTGAAGGAGGTCGTCGTCGGCCTCATCGTGGGCCTCGTGCTGGCCGTGCCGCTGTATGCGGCGGAGGCCGCCGGTGACATCCTCGACCTGCAACGCGGGTCCTCGTCGGCCACCCTCAGCGACCCTCTCGGATCGTCCCAATCCGCCATCACGGGCACACTGCTGGCGCTGATCGTCATCGCGCTCTATTTCGCTTCCGGCTGCTTTGACCTGACGTTGCGCGCGATCTACGACAGCTATGGCATCTGGCCGGTTCGCCGCATCCTGCCGCTGTTCAGCCGCGAGGCCGGGGGGCTGCTTCTCAGTCTGCTCGATACCATGGTATCGACCGGCCTTATGCTGGTCGGTCCGGTCGTGGTTTGCCTGCTGTTGGTCGACCTTCTGTTTGCGCTCATCGCGCGCGCCGCGCCGTCGCTGCAGCCCTTCTACCTCTCGATGACCGTGAAGAACCTGGTGTTCTCGCTGGTGCTCGTGCTCTACGGCGCCTTCCTGGTCGGCTACATGAAAAACGGCCTCGTCGTCTTTCTCGACGCGAAGCCGCAACTCGAGGCGATCGCGCCGCGCTGA
- a CDS encoding ABC transporter substrate-binding protein, which produces MFAGNLSRLGILAATLLATTAASAQVSDDVIKIGVLTDMNGPASTPTGQGSVTAAQMAIDDFGGKVLGKPISIIFGDHQLKPDIGGGIARRWYDVDQVDLIVDVPVSAVGLAVQNIANEKKKLFIAHSTGTADFHGKFCSPYAMQWVFDTRALAVGTAQAVVKRGGDSWFFITDDYAFGHSLERDASSVITANGGKVLGSVRPPLATPDLSSFVLQAQASKAKIIGIAAGPPNNMNEIKTAAEFGVFKGGQQMAALLALITDIHSLGLPAAQGLLLTTSFYWDMDDKTREWSKRYFAKMNRMPTMWQAGVYSSVIHYLNAIKEAGTDEPLKVAAKMREKPVEDFFSRNGKLREDNLMVHDLWLVQVKKPEESKYPWDYYQILAKISGEDAFGPIDPACAMAKK; this is translated from the coding sequence ATGTTCGCCGGGAACCTATCCAGGCTGGGAATTCTTGCGGCCACGCTGCTGGCAACGACCGCAGCATCGGCGCAAGTCTCCGACGACGTGATCAAGATCGGCGTCCTCACCGACATGAACGGCCCGGCCTCGACGCCGACCGGCCAGGGCTCGGTCACCGCCGCGCAGATGGCGATCGACGATTTCGGCGGCAAGGTGCTGGGCAAGCCGATCAGCATCATCTTCGGCGACCACCAGCTCAAGCCCGATATCGGCGGCGGCATCGCGCGGCGTTGGTACGATGTCGACCAGGTCGACCTGATCGTCGACGTTCCGGTATCGGCGGTCGGCCTCGCGGTGCAGAACATCGCCAACGAGAAGAAGAAGCTGTTCATCGCCCATTCGACCGGCACCGCGGATTTCCACGGCAAGTTCTGTTCGCCCTACGCGATGCAGTGGGTTTTCGACACCCGCGCGCTTGCGGTCGGCACCGCGCAGGCGGTGGTGAAGCGCGGCGGCGACAGCTGGTTCTTCATCACGGACGACTATGCGTTCGGCCACTCGCTGGAACGCGACGCTTCGTCCGTCATTACCGCGAACGGCGGCAAGGTGCTGGGCTCGGTGCGGCCGCCGCTGGCGACGCCCGACCTGTCGTCGTTCGTGCTGCAGGCGCAGGCGTCCAAGGCCAAGATCATTGGCATCGCCGCCGGTCCGCCCAACAACATGAACGAGATCAAGACCGCCGCCGAGTTCGGCGTCTTCAAGGGCGGCCAGCAGATGGCGGCGCTGCTCGCGCTGATCACCGACATCCATTCGCTGGGATTGCCGGCCGCGCAGGGCCTGTTGCTGACGACCTCGTTCTACTGGGACATGGACGACAAGACCCGCGAATGGTCAAAGCGCTATTTCGCCAAGATGAACCGGATGCCGACGATGTGGCAGGCCGGCGTCTATTCCTCGGTGATTCACTATCTCAACGCGATCAAGGAAGCCGGCACCGACGAGCCGCTGAAAGTGGCGGCGAAGATGCGTGAAAAGCCGGTCGAGGATTTCTTCTCCCGCAACGGCAAACTGCGTGAGGACAATCTGATGGTGCACGACCTGTGGCTGGTGCAGGTCAAGAAGCCCGAGGAATCGAAATATCCGTGGGACTATTATCAGATCCTCGCCAAAATCTCCGGCGAGGACGCCTTCGGCCCGATCGATCCGGCCTGCGCGATGGCGAAGAAATAA
- a CDS encoding EscS/YscS/HrcS family type III secretion system export apparatus protein: MTHDSILAKVNEALMIILIVSSPVLIAAVVIGLLVGLLQALTQIQDQTLPQAVKLVVVLVLMILLGPVLSQQVASQASGIFDAFPMMTR, translated from the coding sequence ATGACTCACGATAGCATCCTGGCGAAGGTCAACGAGGCGCTCATGATCATCCTGATCGTGTCGTCGCCGGTGCTGATCGCGGCCGTCGTGATCGGATTGCTGGTCGGGTTGCTGCAGGCGCTGACCCAGATCCAGGACCAGACCTTGCCGCAGGCCGTCAAGCTTGTCGTCGTGCTGGTCCTCATGATCCTGCTGGGCCCGGTGTTGTCGCAGCAGGTTGCGAGCCAGGCATCTGGGATCTTCGACGCTTTTCCGATGATGACGCGCTGA
- a CDS encoding FliI/YscN family ATPase — translation MTAERFSIDDRLTSVLPSLYEKIRDSAPRSRKGRVRRLLGVIIHATASGARIGELCHLVDPETGRRVMAEVIGILDDVAVLTPIGDLFGLSSMTEVIPTGTELLAPVGDRLLGRVINALGDSIDGEPLPTDIATRPVTGAPPAPLARGIIRDPIQLGIRAIDGLITCARGQRVGIFGEAGGGKSTLLADIVRGTDADVVVVALIGERGREVREFLEDQLGPEGRKRAVVVVATSDSPAMERVKAAYAATAIAEHFRDEGKQVLLLMDSLTRFARAQREIGLAAGEPPTRRGFPPSLFAALPRLVERAGLDGGGGSITGIYTVLVEGEIALDPVAEEVVSLLDGHMVLSGELGRRNHFPAIDVLRSRSRLMDSTVPPQHRDDAARMRQLMASYADVELLLRVGEYQKGSDPLADEAIAKIDAINGFLRQKMHQHEAIEETRRRMREIVAQVGSQPQPL, via the coding sequence ATGACCGCCGAGCGCTTCAGCATCGACGACCGCCTTACCTCCGTTCTGCCCAGCCTGTATGAGAAGATACGCGACAGCGCGCCACGGTCGCGCAAAGGGCGTGTCCGCCGCCTGCTCGGCGTCATCATCCATGCCACCGCGAGCGGGGCGCGCATCGGCGAACTCTGCCATCTGGTCGACCCGGAAACCGGCCGACGGGTCATGGCCGAGGTGATCGGAATCCTTGACGACGTCGCCGTGCTGACCCCGATCGGCGACCTGTTCGGGCTGTCGAGCATGACCGAGGTGATTCCCACCGGCACCGAGTTGTTGGCCCCGGTGGGAGACCGCCTGCTTGGTCGCGTGATCAATGCGCTGGGCGATTCAATCGACGGTGAACCTCTTCCGACTGACATCGCGACCCGTCCGGTCACCGGAGCACCACCGGCGCCGCTCGCCCGGGGCATCATCCGCGATCCCATTCAGCTCGGCATCCGCGCCATCGATGGGCTCATCACCTGTGCACGCGGGCAGCGCGTCGGAATTTTCGGTGAAGCCGGCGGCGGCAAGTCCACCCTGCTGGCCGACATCGTCCGCGGCACCGACGCGGATGTGGTCGTGGTCGCGCTTATCGGCGAGCGCGGACGTGAGGTACGGGAGTTCCTCGAAGATCAGCTTGGACCGGAGGGGCGCAAACGCGCGGTCGTCGTGGTCGCGACGTCGGACAGCCCGGCCATGGAGCGCGTCAAGGCTGCCTATGCGGCGACAGCGATCGCAGAGCATTTCCGCGATGAGGGCAAGCAGGTGTTGCTGCTCATGGACAGCCTCACCCGCTTTGCGCGCGCCCAGCGCGAGATCGGGCTGGCGGCCGGTGAACCGCCGACGCGGCGCGGCTTCCCGCCGTCGCTGTTCGCCGCACTTCCGCGTCTCGTCGAGCGCGCCGGCCTGGATGGTGGCGGCGGGTCGATCACCGGCATCTACACGGTGCTGGTCGAAGGCGAGATCGCTCTTGATCCGGTTGCCGAGGAGGTGGTGTCTTTGCTTGACGGCCATATGGTCCTCTCGGGCGAACTCGGTCGCCGCAACCATTTTCCTGCGATCGACGTGTTGCGCAGTCGCAGCCGACTGATGGACTCGACAGTGCCGCCGCAGCACCGCGACGACGCGGCCCGCATGCGCCAGCTGATGGCAAGCTACGCCGACGTCGAGCTCCTGCTGCGTGTCGGCGAGTACCAGAAGGGCAGCGACCCGTTGGCGGACGAGGCGATCGCCAAGATCGACGCCATCAACGGATTCCTTCGCCAGAAGATGCACCAGCACGAGGCGATCGAAGAGACGCGGCGGCGGATGCGCGAGATTGTCGCCCAGGTCGGCAGCCAGCCGCAGCCGCTATGA
- a CDS encoding TAXI family TRAP transporter solute-binding subunit, whose translation MKILPIVGAVLLLTGAAAAQDGGKAPGATPMAKTTISLGTATPGGGFPVYGNAFAEIMNAADPTFSIEPRNTKGSYENIPLLESDQLDIALVAGEPSYEAFMGIGRAPTRLKILTAMYSSPGMFVVRADSPYKTIRDLVGQPVAFGAKGSGLPILSRYMLDGIGLKQDEDFKSIYLDRAGDGPAMVQDGRAAALWGAGVGWPGFAAMAQAPGGARFIAPDASEIARVRARHTFLKPLTVPANSYPNQPMAIDSVGSWSFVLVRESLPDDVAYRLARTLHGAEAALCKKLPQACETTAANTVAAAPNAALIHPGVMKYFREAGVVK comes from the coding sequence ATGAAAATCCTTCCTATCGTCGGTGCGGTCTTGCTGCTTACGGGCGCCGCTGCTGCGCAGGATGGGGGCAAGGCTCCGGGAGCAACGCCGATGGCCAAGACCACGATCAGCCTGGGCACCGCGACGCCGGGCGGCGGCTTTCCGGTGTATGGCAACGCGTTTGCGGAGATCATGAACGCCGCCGATCCAACGTTCTCGATTGAGCCGCGCAACACCAAGGGGTCCTACGAAAACATCCCGCTGCTGGAATCCGATCAGCTCGATATCGCGCTGGTGGCCGGCGAGCCGTCCTACGAAGCCTTCATGGGCATCGGGCGGGCGCCGACCAGGCTCAAAATTCTCACCGCGATGTATTCCAGCCCGGGCATGTTCGTGGTGCGCGCCGACAGTCCATACAAGACGATCAGGGATCTGGTTGGTCAGCCGGTGGCGTTCGGCGCCAAGGGTTCTGGTTTGCCAATCCTGTCGCGCTACATGCTTGACGGCATCGGGCTGAAGCAGGACGAGGATTTCAAGTCGATCTATCTCGACCGGGCCGGCGATGGCCCTGCGATGGTGCAGGACGGCCGCGCCGCAGCACTATGGGGCGCCGGCGTCGGCTGGCCCGGTTTTGCCGCGATGGCGCAGGCGCCGGGCGGCGCCCGGTTCATCGCGCCCGACGCGAGCGAGATCGCGCGCGTCCGCGCCAGGCACACCTTTCTCAAGCCGCTGACGGTGCCTGCCAACAGCTATCCGAACCAGCCCATGGCGATCGACTCCGTCGGCTCCTGGAGCTTTGTGCTCGTGCGCGAAAGTCTGCCGGACGACGTGGCTTATCGCCTCGCGCGCACGCTGCATGGCGCGGAAGCCGCGCTGTGCAAGAAGCTGCCGCAGGCCTGCGAGACCACCGCCGCGAACACGGTCGCCGCCGCGCCGAACGCCGCGCTGATCCATCCCGGGGTGATGAAGTATTTTCGGGAGGCGGGGGTGGTGAAGTAG